One window from the genome of Methanococcoides sp. AM1 encodes:
- the pscS gene encoding O-phospho-L-seryl-tRNA:Cys-tRNA synthase: MDEQINKKYLANKIFETQFALEDLRQIVRQALPTGMSNEQSERFSEIVSGLGGLIEEIGAKDGQTQPVSIVGDLMCRTREEEFINIQPIQAGGRLTPEARKAVIAYGDGYSTCDNCRKPFRLDKIEKPSIAEFHTELAEFVGMDQARVVPGARRGFQAVASTLVEKGDTVVVSAFAHYTEFLAVEGAGGIVKEAPVNEENVLIAESVSHKIDEVKKETGKLPSLIMIDHFDYLFCNEHDIYGIGKVAQEYGIPFLYNGAYTVGIMPVDGKKLGADFVVGSGHKSMASVAPSGVLATTDEWSDKIFRTTQMVGDVTGRKFGIKEVEFLGCTLMGAPLLSMMASFPYVKERTKHWDEEVKKSNYFLNEFLRIEGNEVLSEFPRKHALSKVDTTNSFDKIAKTHKRRGYFFSDELKKRGIAGEFPGATRSWKLSTYGLSWDQIHYLSDAFLEIAEKYELNIN; the protein is encoded by the coding sequence ATGGATGAACAAATCAACAAAAAATATCTCGCCAACAAAATATTCGAAACCCAGTTCGCACTGGAGGATCTCAGGCAGATAGTCAGGCAGGCTTTACCTACGGGTATGAGCAATGAACAGTCTGAACGCTTTTCTGAGATCGTGTCGGGTCTTGGCGGCCTTATCGAGGAGATAGGCGCAAAAGACGGCCAAACACAACCTGTCAGTATTGTGGGCGACCTTATGTGCCGAACAAGGGAAGAGGAGTTCATAAATATACAGCCCATTCAGGCCGGTGGAAGACTAACACCGGAAGCCCGCAAAGCTGTTATAGCTTATGGGGACGGGTACTCAACCTGTGACAACTGCCGAAAGCCGTTCAGGCTCGATAAGATCGAAAAACCTTCGATCGCAGAGTTCCACACAGAGCTCGCAGAGTTCGTTGGAATGGATCAAGCACGAGTAGTTCCCGGTGCTAGGAGAGGTTTCCAGGCCGTTGCTTCAACTCTTGTTGAAAAGGGTGATACGGTGGTCGTATCTGCATTTGCACATTATACGGAATTCCTCGCTGTGGAAGGTGCCGGTGGAATTGTAAAAGAAGCTCCTGTGAACGAGGAAAATGTACTCATAGCCGAATCAGTGTCACACAAGATCGATGAAGTAAAGAAAGAGACCGGTAAATTGCCGTCCCTTATCATGATCGACCATTTCGACTATCTGTTCTGTAATGAACACGATATCTATGGTATCGGTAAAGTGGCACAGGAATACGGAATTCCGTTCCTTTACAACGGAGCATATACAGTTGGTATCATGCCTGTTGATGGAAAGAAGCTCGGTGCGGACTTCGTAGTAGGTTCCGGACACAAGAGCATGGCATCTGTAGCTCCTTCAGGAGTACTGGCAACCACTGATGAATGGTCTGACAAGATTTTCAGGACCACCCAGATGGTCGGTGATGTGACCGGAAGAAAGTTCGGCATCAAGGAGGTCGAGTTCCTTGGGTGCACACTGATGGGAGCACCGTTGCTGTCAATGATGGCATCGTTCCCATATGTGAAAGAAAGGACAAAGCACTGGGATGAGGAAGTCAAGAAATCCAACTATTTCCTCAACGAGTTCCTGAGGATCGAAGGAAATGAAGTGCTGAGCGAGTTCCCGAGAAAGCATGCCCTTTCCAAAGTAGATACCACCAACAGCTTCGACAAAATAGCAAAGACGCACAAGCGCAGGGGATACTTCTTCAGTGACGAACTGAAGAAACGAGGTATAGCAGGTGAGTTCCCCGGTGCTACAAGAAGCTGGAAGCTGAGCACATACGGACTTTCATGGGACCAGATACACTATCTCTCGGATGCATTCCTTGAGATCGCTGAAAAATACGAACTTAACATCAACTGA
- a CDS encoding O-acetylhomoserine aminocarboxypropyltransferase/cysteine synthase family protein: MIDKNYGLDTLALHAGHVPDPTGSRAVPIYQTAAYLFKDADHATNLFALKEFGNIYTRLMNPTTGVLEERVAAIEGGTGALGVASGMAAISLTVLAVTQLGDEIVSANNLYGGTYQLFNHTLPKFGRKVHFVDSTKPEEFEKAITDKTRAIYVEIIGNPKLDVPDLEKIAKIAHDAGVPLIVDNTVGVGIAKPIEYGADIVVLSATKFLGGHGTSIGGIIVDSGNFKWDNGKFPEFTEPDPSYHGLKFWESFGDIPGMGNLAFILRVRTQHLRDLGPAMSPFNAFQFIQGVETLPLRVQRHGENALKVAKHLASHPLVEWVNYPGLEDHPSHELAGKYLKGSYGAILGFGVKGGLEAGRKFIENVELLSHLANIGDAKTLVVHPASTTHQQLTKEEREQTGVTDDFIRMSVGLENAEDIIADIDQALERSQQ; the protein is encoded by the coding sequence ATGATTGACAAAAATTATGGATTAGACACATTAGCATTGCATGCAGGACATGTGCCTGACCCGACGGGGTCACGTGCAGTCCCTATTTACCAGACTGCTGCTTATCTCTTCAAGGATGCAGACCACGCAACGAACCTTTTCGCGCTGAAGGAATTCGGCAACATTTACACACGCCTGATGAACCCAACGACCGGTGTTCTGGAAGAAAGAGTAGCTGCCATCGAAGGTGGCACAGGAGCACTTGGTGTAGCTTCAGGCATGGCTGCTATTTCCTTAACAGTACTGGCCGTCACACAGCTTGGTGATGAGATAGTCTCTGCCAACAACCTTTATGGTGGTACATACCAGCTCTTCAATCACACCCTTCCAAAATTCGGCAGGAAAGTGCACTTTGTGGATTCCACAAAACCGGAAGAGTTCGAAAAGGCCATCACCGACAAAACACGTGCCATCTACGTAGAGATAATCGGAAATCCAAAGCTTGATGTTCCTGATCTTGAAAAGATAGCGAAGATCGCTCATGATGCAGGTGTTCCTCTAATTGTGGACAACACCGTGGGTGTAGGAATCGCAAAGCCGATAGAGTATGGTGCAGACATAGTAGTGTTATCCGCAACCAAGTTCCTTGGAGGTCACGGTACTTCCATAGGTGGTATTATCGTAGATTCCGGAAACTTCAAATGGGACAATGGAAAGTTCCCTGAGTTCACAGAACCCGACCCAAGTTATCATGGCCTGAAGTTCTGGGAATCCTTCGGTGATATTCCCGGAATGGGAAATCTTGCTTTCATACTCAGGGTTCGAACACAACATCTGCGTGACCTTGGACCTGCAATGAGCCCATTCAATGCATTCCAGTTCATACAAGGTGTTGAAACACTTCCTTTAAGGGTACAAAGACACGGTGAGAATGCATTAAAGGTAGCAAAACACCTTGCATCCCATCCGCTGGTCGAATGGGTGAACTACCCTGGTCTTGAAGACCACCCTTCCCATGAACTTGCAGGCAAATACCTGAAAGGAAGCTATGGCGCTATCCTCGGATTCGGTGTCAAGGGCGGACTGGAAGCCGGCAGGAAGTTCATCGAGAACGTAGAACTGCTCTCCCACCTTGCTAACATCGGTGATGCAAAGACACTTGTTGTCCACCCGGCATCAACGACACATCAACAACTCACAAAGGAAGAGCGTGAGCAGACCGGTGTAACTGATGATTTCATCAGGATGTCCGTAGGTCTTGAGAATGCAGAAGATATTATTGCCGACATTGATCAGGCTTTAGAGAGGTCTCAGCAGTGA
- a CDS encoding homoserine O-acetyltransferase, with protein MSERSVGIVGTNYHTIEGEFLLEGGQTLKDIRVAYETYGNLNKDKSNAILVCHALTGDAHAAGRHSPDDRKPGWWEDVIGPGKALDTDRYFVICSNVLGGCMGTTGPASLDPDTGKPYGITFPVITIGDMVNVQKRVIDHIGIKVLLAVVGGSMGGMQTLQWTVAYPDLVRKAVVIASTAVSSPQQIAFNEVGRNAIVSDPDWDEGDYYSGKPPVHGLATARMIAHITYLSDDSMHEKFGRELQQGEGYKFDMSHDFQVESYLKYQGESFTERFDANSYLYVTKAVDYFDLSKNGSLAEGLKEIQAKILLISITSDWLYPPYQSKKVVEALLFNDHDVSYREIESSYGHDAFLLESGHINYVVHNFLTHTSVGDVMTEAVATIREGVSIETAAKVMFEEGLTHLPVVNEKGCLAGIVTSWDISKAVALKSVDLDDIMTKEVLVAMPDEPIIAGAKRMERHSISALPVVDEKKRLVGIIDSEDINRLIG; from the coding sequence GTGAGCGAGAGATCCGTAGGTATTGTTGGAACTAACTATCATACAATTGAAGGTGAGTTCCTCTTAGAAGGTGGGCAGACCCTAAAGGATATTAGGGTCGCCTATGAGACCTATGGTAACCTCAACAAGGACAAAAGTAATGCTATCCTTGTCTGCCATGCCCTTACAGGCGATGCACATGCTGCTGGCAGGCATAGTCCCGATGACCGTAAGCCCGGATGGTGGGAAGATGTCATAGGACCGGGAAAAGCCCTCGATACTGACAGGTATTTCGTGATCTGTTCAAACGTACTGGGTGGCTGTATGGGAACTACAGGTCCTGCATCACTGGATCCCGATACAGGCAAACCGTATGGCATCACTTTTCCAGTGATAACTATCGGCGATATGGTGAACGTCCAGAAAAGAGTGATAGATCATATTGGGATCAAAGTTCTACTTGCAGTGGTAGGTGGTTCCATGGGTGGTATGCAGACCCTCCAGTGGACAGTTGCTTACCCTGACCTTGTGAGGAAAGCGGTCGTTATCGCTTCCACAGCAGTTTCATCGCCGCAGCAGATAGCGTTCAATGAGGTTGGCAGGAATGCCATAGTCTCCGATCCTGACTGGGATGAAGGCGACTATTATTCTGGAAAACCTCCTGTGCATGGGTTAGCCACAGCCAGAATGATAGCCCATATCACTTATCTTAGCGATGATTCCATGCACGAGAAGTTCGGAAGGGAGTTGCAGCAAGGTGAGGGATACAAATTCGATATGTCACATGATTTCCAGGTCGAAAGCTACCTGAAATACCAGGGAGAATCATTTACCGAAAGGTTTGATGCCAATTCCTATCTATATGTGACAAAGGCAGTGGATTATTTCGACCTTTCAAAGAACGGCTCCCTTGCAGAAGGTTTGAAGGAGATTCAGGCAAAGATATTGTTGATCTCCATAACATCGGACTGGCTGTATCCCCCATACCAATCAAAGAAGGTAGTGGAAGCTCTTCTCTTCAATGACCACGATGTAAGCTACCGGGAGATCGAGTCCAGCTACGGCCATGATGCTTTCCTTCTCGAGAGCGGTCACATCAATTATGTGGTTCACAATTTCCTGACACACACATCCGTTGGTGATGTCATGACCGAAGCGGTTGCGACCATCAGGGAAGGTGTGAGCATAGAGACCGCTGCAAAGGTAATGTTTGAGGAAGGACTGACACATCTGCCGGTTGTCAATGAGAAAGGATGCCTTGCAGGTATCGTTACGTCGTGGGATATCTCAAAGGCGGTTGCATTAAAATCCGTCGATCTGGATGATATCATGACAAAAGAAGTGCTTGTGGCAATGCCGGATGAGCCTATCATTGCCGGTGCAAAGCGCATGGAAAGACATAGCATTTCCGCTTTGCCTGTGGTCGATGAAAAGAAAAGGCTCGTTGGAATTATCGATAGTGAGGATATCAACCGGCTGATCGGTTGA
- the ppsA gene encoding phosphoenolpyruvate synthase: MGDSKYIRWFEEIRIDDIPSVGGKNASLGEMYRELTEKDIKIPNGFAVTADAYWHVLESAGVLDKLKDSLEGLDTRDVNDLAERGKKARSIVLDAGIPDDLWEEIKEAYDKLSEEYGTETDVAVRSSATAEDLPDASFAGQQETYLNVHGYHSLKDACNRCFASLFTDRAISYRVHHKFDHFKVGLSIGVMKMVRSDLASSGVTFTIDTESGFEDVVFITGAYGLGENIVQGLVNPDEFYVFKPTLKEGYRSIIQKKPGSKEIKMIYGRGDSRILTRNVEVPLADQRKFCINDEEILQLAKYAATIEDHYSKKKGKAVPMDIEWAKDGNTGELFIVQARPETVQSRKRKDILETYFLDERSTVLVTGRSVGDKIAVGKVRVVDDVSKLSSFKQGEILVADTTTPDWEPIMKRAAAIITNKGGRTCHAAIVSRELGVPAVVGAQDATEKLWNGMDVTVSCAEGDIGRVYEGILPFHIETVDLKGLGKTKTEMMMNLGNPEEAFALSMIPNDGIGLARLEFIITSYIKVHPMALIHPEKIEDESVLEEIEKLTSGYKSKEVYFVEKLSQGVATIVASFYPKPVVVRMSDFKSNEYASLIGGEYFEFEESNPMIGFRGASRYYDERYREGFALECRAMKKVRDEMGLTNLILMIPFCRRIEEAEKVIAEMKRNGLERGQNGLQVYVMCEIPSNVLLIDEFSKYFDGFSIGSNDLTQLTLGVDRDSEILASSFDERDEAVKKIVSMAVQGAKRNGKHSGICGQAPSDFPEFAEFLVREGVDSISLNPDSVMKISLKVLETEKEME; this comes from the coding sequence ATGGGAGATAGCAAATACATTCGATGGTTCGAAGAGATACGTATAGATGATATTCCTTCAGTTGGCGGTAAGAATGCCTCGCTTGGTGAGATGTACCGCGAACTCACCGAAAAGGATATCAAGATTCCAAACGGGTTTGCGGTTACTGCGGATGCTTACTGGCATGTCCTGGAATCTGCGGGTGTGCTTGACAAACTCAAGGATTCCCTGGAAGGACTGGACACAAGAGATGTCAACGACCTTGCTGAAAGAGGGAAAAAAGCAAGAAGCATAGTACTCGATGCAGGCATACCGGATGACCTCTGGGAAGAGATCAAGGAAGCCTACGATAAACTGAGTGAAGAGTATGGAACTGAGACCGATGTCGCGGTTCGCAGTTCTGCAACAGCAGAGGATCTTCCTGATGCTTCATTTGCAGGACAGCAGGAAACATACCTCAACGTACACGGTTACCACTCCCTGAAGGATGCATGCAATCGTTGCTTTGCCTCCCTTTTCACGGACAGGGCGATCTCATACCGTGTGCACCACAAATTTGATCACTTCAAGGTCGGCCTGTCAATAGGCGTCATGAAGATGGTACGCTCAGACCTTGCATCCAGCGGAGTTACTTTCACCATTGACACTGAGTCCGGCTTCGAAGATGTTGTCTTCATAACAGGAGCTTACGGTCTTGGAGAGAACATCGTGCAGGGACTTGTCAATCCGGACGAATTCTACGTCTTTAAACCCACCCTTAAAGAAGGTTACAGGTCGATCATCCAGAAAAAGCCGGGTAGTAAAGAGATAAAAATGATATACGGACGCGGGGATTCACGCATACTTACCCGTAATGTGGAAGTTCCCCTTGCAGACCAGAGGAAATTCTGTATCAACGATGAAGAGATCCTCCAGCTTGCAAAATATGCTGCCACCATTGAGGACCACTATTCTAAAAAGAAAGGCAAGGCTGTGCCCATGGATATCGAATGGGCAAAGGACGGTAACACCGGTGAGCTTTTCATTGTACAGGCCAGACCTGAAACCGTCCAGTCAAGGAAGAGAAAAGATATTCTTGAGACCTATTTCCTTGATGAGAGGTCAACTGTTCTCGTCACTGGCAGAAGTGTAGGTGACAAGATCGCAGTCGGAAAGGTCCGCGTGGTCGATGATGTTTCAAAGCTATCTTCTTTCAAACAGGGAGAGATACTCGTAGCTGACACAACAACTCCTGACTGGGAACCTATTATGAAACGGGCAGCTGCTATTATCACAAACAAAGGTGGAAGGACCTGCCATGCAGCCATCGTCAGCCGTGAGCTGGGAGTCCCCGCCGTTGTGGGTGCACAGGATGCTACTGAAAAACTGTGGAACGGAATGGATGTCACGGTGAGCTGTGCTGAAGGTGATATCGGCAGGGTCTACGAAGGAATATTACCTTTCCACATCGAGACGGTTGACCTCAAGGGCTTAGGAAAAACAAAGACCGAGATGATGATGAACCTCGGAAATCCGGAAGAGGCATTTGCTCTTTCCATGATACCGAACGATGGTATCGGACTTGCAAGACTTGAGTTCATAATCACGAGTTACATCAAGGTCCATCCCATGGCACTGATCCATCCTGAAAAGATCGAAGACGAAAGTGTGCTTGAGGAAATTGAAAAACTCACCTCCGGATACAAGAGTAAGGAAGTCTATTTCGTGGAGAAGCTTTCCCAGGGAGTAGCCACCATTGTAGCTTCATTTTATCCGAAGCCCGTGGTGGTACGCATGAGCGACTTCAAGTCAAACGAGTATGCCAGCCTTATCGGCGGGGAATACTTCGAGTTCGAAGAGAGCAACCCGATGATAGGTTTCAGGGGAGCATCACGCTATTATGACGAGCGCTACAGGGAAGGTTTCGCACTTGAGTGCAGGGCTATGAAGAAGGTCAGGGATGAGATGGGACTTACGAACCTCATCCTCATGATACCTTTCTGCAGGCGTATCGAGGAAGCGGAAAAAGTGATCGCTGAAATGAAAAGGAATGGACTGGAAAGGGGACAGAATGGCTTGCAGGTATATGTCATGTGTGAGATTCCAAGCAATGTGCTGTTGATTGATGAGTTCAGCAAATACTTCGATGGTTTTTCCATAGGCTCCAATGACCTTACCCAACTGACCCTTGGTGTGGACAGGGATTCGGAGATACTGGCATCGTCCTTTGATGAAAGGGATGAAGCTGTGAAGAAGATCGTTTCCATGGCAGTTCAGGGAGCAAAGAGGAATGGCAAACACAGCGGGATCTGTGGTCAGGCACCCAGTGACTTCCCTGAATTTGCTGAGTTCCTTGTGAGGGAAGGTGTCGACTCGATCTCTTTGAATCCGGATTCGGTTATGAAGATCTCACTAAAGGTTCTGGAAACGGAAAAAGAGATGGAATGA